Below is a genomic region from Sorghum bicolor cultivar BTx623 chromosome 9, Sorghum_bicolor_NCBIv3, whole genome shotgun sequence.
ACCATTTGTGCGGCCACGAGGCTATGGAGGGTGTCCAACGTGGTTTTTCCCTACTGCACTATATTCTAGCATAGTATGATTTCTTCTCAAACTAACAACCTTTGAGCTGGGAACATGCTTGTCTTCATTTTGGGTattgtggattttttttttcacccaCACCGATGTCCTGTTTTTCAGACAATATTTTCGTCTCATAACATTTTAGCATGAGCATAAGTCAGATTCAGCGACATGATACAAATGATCTTGCTTTATGTATCAACTAATTATCAAACGTCCAACACTTGCTTTGTTTCAGACATGCTTTTAACGCACACTTTCAAATGTAAGATCATCATGTTATATAAAATGTTTCATGGTCTTGTGCCGGATTAAGTTTACACGTGCTCCTAGCTTGGGACGACACAAGTAGCTCCCAAATGTTTGGtctcaggccttgttcagttcccaaaattttctgTTTTCggaatactgtagcactttcatttttatttgacaaatattgttcaatcatgaactaactaaacttaaaagattcatctcatgatttacaggcaagttgtacaattagtttttgttttcatctatatttaatgctctatgcatgtgccgcaagattcgatgtgatgatgaatcttgaatttttttggaaattaaacaaggcctcacacgAGCTCTTTTTCGCTTTCTTCTTTCCTCTCATAGAGCTAGTGAGAGCAGGTGAAGCCAGTTTTTTTAACTTCATCTACTCCAACTAATTATgtgagaagaggagagagaagtgaGAATAAAGCTTCTAAAGTGTGCATGAACAATAAAAACTTCTTCTGTCTCAAAATAACTGTTATTTTGGGCTTTCGAATCAAatgtttaactaaatttatagaaaatacgtgtaacatttgtatctttaaataaatttattaaaaaactaaaTTCAAAAATCTCTATGATGATAAAAGTTATGTACCATAAAATTAATATTtttcaatatatatttagttaaaaatATTTCTCAAAAAATGAGAACAACAAAATAATTATTTTGGTACGAAAGGAGTACAGTACGTGAGAAGTTAGAGCCGAGAGGAACCCTAACACATGAGGCCTAAGAGTAGTGTCAACTCCGTTCACGACTTTCCGTTATTTACAGTATCCTCTCCGTTTTTTTTTCTGGTGCGTGGTGTCAACTCCGGTCACGACTTTCCTCGCGATCGCGGTCATGTCGTGGCAGCCCCGTCGTCGGGACCGGGAAACGAGAACTCACCAGTCACCAAACCATGGCAGGCCCCGGACCACTGAACTCCCTCACGCACGGGCCCATTTTATTGTGGACCTACTACTCGTACACCGCAGTCAGGCATCTTGGGCCCATGTCCCCAGAAAGCCCCCTCCTTTCTCGAAGCCCAACGCGCGGAAAGCCAGCCAGCGCCCAGCGAGCCCGTGAGCCAGCCGCCAAGGTCGCCGTTCTCCTCGCCCACCACAAGGCCACAACCACAACTCTCCAACCGTTCGTCTGGCcgaatgacatgtgggcctaggGCTCCTCGAACCGCACGTCAGTTGGGAGCGCCGCGGATCCCGCGGCCCGGCCGCCACCTTTGCCGGTTGCTGCTCGCCGCCGTTCGAAATTTGAATCCCCGCGGAACACGATCGACGAACCGGTTCGTTTGCTCCTCCCCACACCGTCGTGGCCGAAAAGGACAACGGCTACCTCCTCCACCACCCCCACTACTTCACTGGTCCTTCCATTTTGTCGCTTCCCGTCTCGCCTCGGCTTCGTCTTCTCCTCCTCCATATCCCAGTGCCGACCGCGGAGTGCCCCCACACAACCAAAGCGGAAGCTTCGGTCGAGCAGAGCGCGTCTCGTGTTGCGCGGCGCCGATGGGGGCGTCGGGGAAGTGGATCAAGTCGCTGGTGGCCATGAAGGCGCCCGAGAAGGCGGCGGGGCATAAGGGCGGCCGCAAGTGGCGTCTGTGGCGGACCTCGTCCGCCGCGTCTAGGGCCAGCGCCGGCGAGGGCAGTGCGCTGGCGTCCGAGGCTTCTTCGGCGTCGGCGGACTCGTTCAGTTCGGTCCTCGCCGCCGTGGTCCGCGCTCCCCCCAGGGATTTCCTGCTCATCAGGCAGGAATGGGCCGCCGTCCGCATCCAGACCGCATTCCGCGCGTTCTTGGTATCGCCCGATCTTCTCCTCTGTTTCCGTTTGGTGATGTGTCACTGCTACTTCCATGCTGTGATCTTGACTCTTTATGCATCTCTGTGCTCTTCTGCTGCGGCGCGCGTGAGCAGGCGAGACGGGCGTTGAAGGCGCTGAGGGGCATCGTCCGGCTGCAGGCGCTGGTGCGCGGCCGGCTCGTGCGCAAGCAACTGGCCGTCACGCTCAAGTGCATGCACGCGCTGCTGCGGGTGCAGGAACGCGCCCGGGAGCGCCGAGCGCGCTCCTCCGCCGACGGCCACGGCTCCCAGGGCCAGGACGCGCTCAACGGCCGTGCCAGTTCTATCAAAGACGCTATGGTATATTGAACACGCAAAACATCACGTTTTTTTTCTGGTTTCAGAATTTGCAATGTTCCTATTTCCCAAGGGTGGTGgggtgggggaaattgcaatgTTACACCAAAATGGTTGTTGATTATTAGCTGCTAAGTTCCCTACGAAACTTCCCCAGTAGACAGCTAAATGTCATATGCTATTCAGGAAAATTTGAGGGAACAACCAAATTTCTGATGATGGATTTCGGTTGACACTTGACAGTGTTGCTGGAGTGTCATAAGGTCTTTGGTTCCTTAGTATCcactctgttccaaattataagtcactttGGTTTTTTAGTACATCCATTTTACTTATATATGTAGATACAATAaatatgtctagatatatagcAAAATGGATGAATCAAAAAAGTCAAggcgacttataatttagacctGAGGGAGTATCACTAATGGTGTCACTGTCACATGGACCATTTGTTTCAGTTCCTTGGTTGGCTTCCACTGAGATTTTTTACAAATTTGTTCAAAATAAAGGTAGTTTATTATATTAAAACTTCCCTCTAACTTTAATTCCAATTTAGTGTTTCAAAGCTAATGATTGCACACTTTGAACCTTTTTTAAGAACCAAGATCATTAGGAAGTCAGAAACTGGTAaaagtttgaattttgaattccCATTGTGTTCCTGTTGATATTTTGACTATTTAAAACTTTCCATGTGCTTGTTCTTACACTGAATTCCTTGTGGGAAACTGACGTGAGAGTTGATATGGTGGGTTACTTTTATTTGAAAGGGACTTGTATCAGTAAGAGTGACATGGACAACTAAGCTTCCTTTATCTTTTGTAATGATTGAGTCCATTAAGGTTGTTTCTCGCTCTTTCACATTGACAATGTGTGTTAGAATCAATATTGTAGTGATGCTATTAGGTAAGAAAAGCCTATGGTGATAACACCAATAATGTCTTTTACAATTAGGTATTGCAACCCAACTTCCATGTTCAGACTACAGTTGaacagaaataaaagataatgagttcaCACTACAGTTTGCTGTTTCTATTGATACTGATCGGCCGCTTTCACTAGAATAGTAATGTGAGTATGTGACGGTGCAAAGATTTCTTGGCTGCTTAATATTTTAGGAACAATGGTGTGACCACCAAGGATCTGTTGATGATGTAAGATCAAAGTTacacatgaagcatgaaggtgcAGCAAAGAGAGAAAGGGCTATTGCCTATGCTCTGTCTCACCAGGTAGTACACCACATCTTTGTCATCATGCTACATCCATAGTTTCATCTTCATAAACATGTTGATCATATATTCTTTTCAGCCTCGGGGTTCAAAACACAAGGGAAGACCAAGCTCTCCTGCTAGCTGTGTTAGAAGCCATGAGCCTAATCACGACTTGAGTTACTTGGAAGGATGGATGGCGACAAAGCCATGGGAGACCAGAATCATGGAAGGAAATCACACCGACTCGCAGCTTGCGAAGAACTGCAAGGAGCAGAACTTGCCTGCCTCCAAGCTTTCCGATGCTAGCTCAGTCAAAATCAGAAGAAACAATGTCACAACCAGGGTAGCAGCAGCGAAGCCACCGCCTCCTTCATTGCTGTCAGCCTCTTCTTCTGACTCCGTGTGTGACGAGAGCTCTCCATCGAGATCATCGGTGACCCTGACGTCTGCTACCAACACCATCTTAGCATCAGAAGCAAGGTCAGACAGTGGCAACAACGCCGGAGGACCGAACTACATGAGCTTGACCAAGTCTGCCAAAGCGAGGCTGAGTggctgcagcagcagccaccGAGGGTCGTCGTTCCAGCGGCAACGGTCCGGGGACATGTCAAGGGTGGCCCTGTCTTCAATCGACACCCAGAGCAACGCAGGCTCGGAGATTTCAGTCACCTCCAGGAGACTGAACAGCATGTCCCTGAAAGGCAGCCGGAGCATGCCGAGAAGCTTGGACAAGGAGAATGACGTTTGATCGATCGATCAATGGACAAACAAATCCTTtataaccatatatatatatatttgctgcAGATATCATCATCCTAGTTTAGTGTGAGTTGTGCACATCCAATCGATGTCCAGATCCTAATTTTCTTCTTGTCTGTAGTCTACCGATAAATTATGTAAGTACTTATTAGCATGCAAAGGGCAATTACCTTGCGTTCTATTTAAGAGTCGTGACGGATGTTGATAGTATCTTATTTTGGGTCACCAAAACCCTGAATATAATTCTGGAGGCTCATCTTGTCTGTTTCTGGCGCGAAACCGTGTGTCCTCTTCGCTGAAGATCCCATGACATGTCTCGCGCGATCGTCCGGGCGATCAAACAATTGCTCCGCACATTCCGATTGGCTGCCGCATATATGATGGCCTCATCAGAATCGGCCCCGGCAGACATTGTTACAGGGTTGGTAGGGAACCCTGTAATGGCGAGGGTCCTCGACTTGTTTAATCTCTCGCCATTTGTTTGACTACGCCCGGTCTACGTTAGCCCTGACCACATTGCTTGTCAAAGTCTagccccttttttttttgcaataatAGTAGTTTATTATATACCCGTAGCGAACGATCTTGCGATCGATGGAGTGATATAATACGGGGAGAAAATCTGCGGCCGATGGGATTTCGCTGtggcctaggccttgtttagtttgctaaaaattttacaaaatttttcagattttctgtcacatcgaatctttaaacgtatgcatggagtattaaatatagatgaaaataaaaactaattgcacagtttggtcggaattggcgagacgaatcttttgagtctagttagtcaataattgaacaatatttgtcaaatacaaacgaaagtgctactattcctattttgcaaaattttttggaagtaaacaaggccctagtagtGCTGTTGTCCCTAGTAGTGCCCTCCTGACCGGTGCACAGGCGGCGGACAGGGACGTGCCGAAAGCTACGCCTTTCGCCGGAACCGGGCAACGTTATCACCGCGCCCTGAACAACAAGCCTGAAGCTGCTCGTGTTTACAGTTACCGGGCTTGTGGCGCCCCCTGATGGCAACCCATGGTGGAAAAACTAAAAAGATCAGGTCTGGTTTGGCACGGCTCTGAAATGGCTCCATGCAGCGCGCAGCTAGCCGGGTTTGGACGGCTGTGATGGGTCGGCGGCGCCTGGGAGACAGAGACACGAACGGATGGTCCAGATGCGGGGAACAGTGCCGGCGCCATGCATGCCGTTGCCGGCAGGCAGGCACAGTGGTGGTGGAGAGTGGAAGCGGACTGGGCCGGGGGGCGGTGCAAAAAGATTGTCGGCGATCGACACGGTGACGGGACAGACAATGCAGAGTTACGGCAGCGGACCGGGCCCGGccggggtggtggtggtgactgCTCACCGGATCGGACCGCCCGCGAAAATGACAGCGGCGAGGGACGAGGTGCGGTGCGGGGCTTGTTTGACCCACCGGAATTAAAAGGGGGAGGGCGATCGATTACACCACTTCGGCCTTGCTTAATGCCGCCATCACTTGGGAGCTCTGCTGAGACGCGCTGCTGGAGATAACGCACGCGCACGCAGCCAACACACGCGGCACCACCGAGAGGAGCGAGCGGCCACCATCAGGCTACCTCATCCGAGCTCCCGGCCGTTCCCTCGCCGGCGGCTAGCTAGGCAGCGCTAGGCTAGCTAGGAAGCTGCGCGCGTGGCCGCCGACGATCGGCATGGGCgacggggcggcggcggcggtgccgaGCAGGTTCCGCACGATCTGCGTCTTCTGTGGCAGCAACGCCGGCCGCCGCAAGGTGTACGCCGACGCCGCCCTTGAGCTCGGCCACGAGCTGGTAAGTGTGCACATCCACCGATGCACGCAGGGAGCTCACGCTCACCACGCCCGCCATGCGCTAGAGCACTGCCACCACcaccgatttttttttttttgagttctTGCTTGGTAGCTGACCGTCGTGTCCGTGCCTTTTTCCGTTGCTGTGACGACTGCAACGTGCAGGTGCGGAGGGGCATCAGCCTCGTCTACGGAGGCGGCAGCATCGGCCTGATGGGCGTGATTGCTCGGACGGTTGGCGACGGCGGCTGCCATGTCCTTGGGTACCCTGCCGTGCTTGCAGTTtcacctctcttttttttttgggtgcaCCCCCTTTGGAGTACTCTATCTGATGTTGGAGCTGGGTGTTTCTGTTTGCTTTTGATTTGTTCTTTCATTCACAGGGTGATTCCTAAAGCGCTCATGCCTATTGAGGTATGTGAATTTTCTTTATTTACTCCAAGATCTGTTCATGGTGACCTCTTAGCTAGTGTAGTAGTAGTACGTATCAGCGTGCAATGATTCTCGTTGGTCGTTGGGTCAAATTTAAGCACGTCCCACCCATTGATATCATGCATAATTCAGCTTCACCTGCAAGAGGCTACAACTACTATAGGATTCAATGAATGACTGCTGAGCTTGTTGTCTGTCTAGTCGTGTTCCGTTTCGTCACCCTCTTTTCTTCTCCATTTCCAGCTGTCCTTTCTACTATTGATGAATGATTTGGCCAAGCTAGGTGTACTATTATTTCTACTAGCAGAAGGTTCCTATCTAGTTATATACTcctatatagatagatagacttAGGTGTGACAATTTGGAGTCTAGACTGCAGCTCCCGTCTGAATTCAGTAACTACACGTGCCTAGTAGACTCTGTCAAGTAGAGGAGATGCTTTTCTAGTCCTTTTCCTTTGTATAACTAGGGCTCCTGTACTCCTGTGCCAGAGAATGCTTTCCTAGTCCAGCCGGCTGGTGTTGCTGTTTTCAGTTTTCACAtccttttccttttccattgtAAATCGCGGCAAATCTCTTGTTGTTGTCCTTTCCGGAAAAAGAAAATTCTGTCAAGTGAATTTTATCTGATGTGAACCTGAACAGTGTGTCTCCTGTCATTCAGAAACCCCCTATCTCACAGTTATGTATGTACTACGCTTGGACGATGGAGATTTGCAGTGACATTTGCACACGTCTGACGTCTCTGTTTGTCGCAGATATCAGGTGAGAGCGTGGGAGAAGTGAAGGTCGTGGACGACATGCATCAGAGGAAAGCCGAGATGGCTCGCCAGTCCGAAGCATTCATCGCTCTTCCAGGTGCCAGATGCATGTTCGATGGTTTTCCTGCTACCATCATCATCGACAGCAATTCGGTCGAACTTGCATTGCTTACATACAGTTTTGTTAATTTCTGTCAGGGGGGTACGGGACGATGGAGGAGTTGCTGGAGATGATCACCTGGTGCCAGCTCGGAATTCATGACAAACCAGTAAGTGAACTACTGCAACTGATCGATCAGCAACGCGTTGTTGCCACCCAAACAAAAACAAACTAAGGCCGGCCTCTGTCTCTTGTCTCAGGTTGGGTTGCTGAACGTCGACGGCTACTACGACCCGCTGCTTGCCCTGTTCGAGAAAGGCGCCACCGAGGGCTTCATCAACCCTGACTGCAGCCAGATATTCGTTTCTGCGCCGACCGCGAGCGAACTGCTGACGAAGATGGAGGTAGCATTGCCATTGCCACAATCTCAAGTCCCATCTTCGAGTGACCACTGACCACACATACTAACGCTGTTGTGGCTTGCTTTGCTTGTACTATTTGTCAGCAATACACCCGGTTGCACCAGGAGGTAGCCCCAGCAACGAGCTGGGAGATCTCGGAGCTCGGCTACGGGAgagccgccgccgacggcggcggtggcggcgcgccGTCGTCAGAAGAAGAAGGCTTGTAGCAGTCATCCATCTCCTAAAGCGAATCGGAGCTCTCCTTCCTCTGCTGAATTGGTGATGACGCATGCATTTGTTTGGGTATTTATTTCGTCAAAGTCGATCTCTCCAAAGTCCAAACCGGTTGAACTAGGTGCCTGCCGGGTCGGGAGAGGCGATGATATATATCTCTCTGTTTGAGTGCTCGGTTGTGTAAGCTAGCTGTGGTAACTCCTCCCTCCTTTTCGGTGTGTGGTGCTTGTGGAAATGGAATCTGTGCTGTGCTGCGCGTGCAGCTACCCTACCCAGTCGGACTGTCGGAGTCGAGTCGGGCCGGAGCAGCACGACTGCTGCCCGGCCCCGGGGAGGCGACGGCGACGTCACAGGTGAGAGCGGGCACTGATTGGGCTCGTACTCATTGCTGTCACCCCCTTCTTTTGGTTAGAAAATGATGATGGATGGGATGGGTAATAAAATTAAACTAATAATGGATTGGTGATCCGTGTTCGGTCGGCCGGGGATCATGTCCCTTTGCCTTTTTGAGCGAGGGAGGCCGGGAGGGGAGGAGAAGGAGCGTGGTACTTGGCTTGGCCGTTGGGAGTGTGTGTGACATGGCCCATCGCC
It encodes:
- the LOC8061077 gene encoding protein IQ-DOMAIN 1 — encoded protein: MGASGKWIKSLVAMKAPEKAAGHKGGRKWRLWRTSSAASRASAGEGSALASEASSASADSFSSVLAAVVRAPPRDFLLIRQEWAAVRIQTAFRAFLARRALKALRGIVRLQALVRGRLVRKQLAVTLKCMHALLRVQERARERRARSSADGHGSQGQDALNGRASSIKDAMEQWCDHQGSVDDVRSKLHMKHEGAAKRERAIAYALSHQPRGSKHKGRPSSPASCVRSHEPNHDLSYLEGWMATKPWETRIMEGNHTDSQLAKNCKEQNLPASKLSDASSVKIRRNNVTTRVAAAKPPPPSLLSASSSDSVCDESSPSRSSVTLTSATNTILASEARSDSGNNAGGPNYMSLTKSAKARLSGCSSSHRGSSFQRQRSGDMSRVALSSIDTQSNAGSEISVTSRRLNSMSLKGSRSMPRSLDKENDV
- the LOC8061078 gene encoding probable cytokinin riboside 5'-monophosphate phosphoribohydrolase LOGL7 isoform X2; the encoded protein is MGDGAAAAVPSRFRTICVFCGSNAGRRKVYADAALELGHELVRRGISLVYGGGSIGLMGVIARTVGDGGCHVLGVIPKALMPIEISGESVGEVKVVDDMHQRKAEMARQSEAFIALPGGYGTMEELLEMITWCQLGIHDKPVGLLNVDGYYDPLLALFEKGATEGFINPDCSQIFVSAPTASELLTKMEQYTRLHQEVAPATSWEISELGYGRAAADGGGGGAPSSEEEGL
- the LOC8061078 gene encoding probable cytokinin riboside 5'-monophosphate phosphoribohydrolase LOGL7 isoform X1, producing MGDGAAAAVPSRFRTICVFCGSNAGRRKVYADAALELGHELVRRGISLVYGGGSIGLMGVIARTVGDGGCHVLGYPAVLAVSPLFFFWVHPLWSTLSDVGAGCFCLLLICSFIHRVIPKALMPIEISGESVGEVKVVDDMHQRKAEMARQSEAFIALPGGYGTMEELLEMITWCQLGIHDKPVGLLNVDGYYDPLLALFEKGATEGFINPDCSQIFVSAPTASELLTKMEQYTRLHQEVAPATSWEISELGYGRAAADGGGGGAPSSEEEGL